The DNA region TTCATTTATCATAATACTAACAGTTTCATTCTTATCTACAATAAAAGCAGATTTATTTTCATTGTCTATTAATTTATTACTAACTAAATGTTTTTCTATAAAAGATCTATTGTAAGTTTTATCATAATCCCATAAATGTATACTTCTAAATTCATCTTTCATATGAGAAGATGTAAAAAATGCATTTTCTATTTCTTCCACTAATACTCTAGCCTTATTTTCATCAAGACTATCTGGAAATGGTTCATTTTTAATATTTCTTGCTAATCTTACTCTACTGCTTATAACAAAATTATCGGGATTATCATCACACTTTAACCAATTCTGCATATTACCCCTCCTTTTCGTTATTTTCCATTACTCTGATTTTGTCTCTAATTAACGCTGCCTCTTCATAATTTTCAAGTGCAATAGCTTTTTGCAGATCTTCTTTTAAATTCAGTATTCTCTTTCTTTCAATTATTCCCTTGCCACATTTCTTTGGTATCTTACCAACGTGTTCTACCTTACCCTGTACTCTATATATCACTGGATTTACAGTGGAACTAAAATTTTTATAACATTCACTGCAGCCAAGTAACCCCTTCTTCTTAAATTTTGCTAAAGGCATACCGCAATTTTTACATTTTATTTCTAGTCCTTTAGAAATATTTGGAGTTTCACTCATATAATCCATAAGTCCACTTAATATATTCTGAAGTGAAAAAGGTGATATTATTCCTATTTCTCCTGAAACATTAAATCCATCAAATTCTTTAGCACAATTTTCACACAAACTAATCTGTTGTTTATTACCATTTACAATCTTAGTTATATAAAAAGTCGCCTCGTTTTTTTTACATATTTCACATAACATACCTTTTCAATCCTCCTCTGTAATAACAAAAGAATATATTATTATTATATATTTTATACCATTAACTGTAAACCTACAACATTATAGCCATTATAGTAGCTTTTAAAACTTCCGCCCTAACTTTATTTCTTAAATCATTAACCATAGACAAAGTCCTATCATTTATAGCTGCCTTCAAAATATTCATCTCTCTATTAGATATAATTTCTGCATCTTTTAAAGCCTCAACAATCTGTACTCCTCCATTATAGGTTATACTGTTCCCTATTTTTTCTGTAATTACATTAGCCAGTGGCTTATTTTCAATATATTCTATCTTTCTTATGCGAATACATCCACCGCCACCTCTTTTACTTTCGATGTAATAGCCTTTTTCCGTAGTAAATCTAGTTGTTAATACGTAATTTATCTGTGAAGGTGCACAACTAAATTGATTAGCTAACTCATTTCGTTGTATTTCTAATTCATTTTCATCTGCTTCCGCCATCATTTCTTTTATAAAATTTTCTATAATGTCCGATAGCCTTATCATAGAACATCCCTCCCATTAAAGGTTTATTCTCTTTGACTTTCTTTGACTTTTATTTTATTATACATTCTCTTTATATTTTTTTCAATAAATATTTTTTAAATTTATTGAAAAAATTAATCTATAAAACAAAAAATTTAGCAGAAGTCTATTTACTCCCACTAAAT from Clostridium pasteurianum BC1 includes:
- a CDS encoding UvrB/UvrC motif-containing protein; translation: MLCEICKKNEATFYITKIVNGNKQQISLCENCAKEFDGFNVSGEIGIISPFSLQNILSGLMDYMSETPNISKGLEIKCKNCGMPLAKFKKKGLLGCSECYKNFSSTVNPVIYRVQGKVEHVGKIPKKCGKGIIERKRILNLKEDLQKAIALENYEEAALIRDKIRVMENNEKEG
- a CDS encoding CtsR family transcriptional regulator codes for the protein MIRLSDIIENFIKEMMAEADENELEIQRNELANQFSCAPSQINYVLTTRFTTEKGYYIESKRGGGGCIRIRKIEYIENKPLANVITEKIGNSITYNGGVQIVEALKDAEIISNREMNILKAAINDRTLSMVNDLRNKVRAEVLKATIMAIML